The DNA sequence ATTTTTTCTCTAAATCGGGAATGGCCTCTAAAGGAATAGAGGTTAGAGAATCTCCAATGATGTCCACTAAACCCTTTTCAAACATTTGTAAAGTGGTTGTGTCGTTTTCAACCGTATGAAAAATAATTTTTTCTGGGTGTACATCTTCTGTCTTTCTATAATGAGGATTAGAGACAGCAATAATTTCATCTGCATGTTCCCATCTTTCTAATACAAAAGGACCATTGCATAAAAAGTTAGGGCCTGCATGATGAGCCCAATTAGGATTTTCCCTATCATTTTTGATATTGACAGGGGAAAAAACGCAAAAGGAAAGCAAATTAATCAAATAAGGAGTGGGCTTTTCTAAAGTAAGCACAAGGGTTTTTGCGTCTATTGCTTTAATTCCTACCTCATCAAGAGAAATAAGCCCTTTTTTTGCTAAATCTGCATTTTTTATCGGGTAAAATAGCTGAGCGTTCATCGAGGGAAAATTAGGATGTAAAATATCTTTCCAAGATTGCTCAAAATCATAAGCCGTGACGGGCGTGTTATTAGACCAAACCGTATCTCTTAAATGAAAAGTGTAGATGAGATGGTCTTCTGATATATCGTATGATTCGGCTTGAGCTAGTTTAAAACATTGGTTTGGGTAGAGTTTTACAAGTCCTTCAAAAAATAGAGAGTGCATTTGCGAAGAATACCAGTCTCCTCCCTTACGAGGATCCATTGTTTTTGGATCTGCTTTCATATTTAAGTGAAGCACTTGAATTTGTTTCTCTGGACTCTGACGTTTAATGAAAAAAAAAGCAGAAACGATAATAAATAGGAAAAATAGCATCTTTTTCATAGGAGATATCCTTGATGGATGTATCAAAAAAAAAGCAAGCATAATCCTTTATAAGATTATTTGTAAATCATAAAGATGTAATTTAATTTTAACTAAGGATAGGTTCAAAATAAGGGTTGGCAATATTGAGAAAGTTAATTTAATTTTCTTAAGATTTTTTAAATCAAGAAAATTTTTTAAGAATTTAATCAGAAATCTTAAGTGAAATATTTATAAAAAAAAAGAAATTTTTTATATAAAAGCTTTTACAGAGTTCTAAAAGATTATAGGTTTTTTATGAAAAATTTATTTGTATTTTTTTTATCAATACAGATCTTAAATGCATTACCAACTTCACTAACTATTGAAGAAAATCAGAAAATTCTCAAGGAATTTCCCTTTGATAACCAACAAGACTTTGAAGATGCCAATCGAGGTTTTATAGCTCCACTACCTAATAATGGCATTATTGAAAATGCAAATAAAGAGATTATATGGAATTTAAAGACATATGATTTTTTAGAAAATCCATCAGCTTCAGATAGTGTGAATCCCAGTTTATGGCGTCAAGGGCGACTTTTATGTAAAGCAGGCTTATTTCAAGTGGTTGATCGAATTTATCAAGTAAGAGGTGTTGACCTCTCGAACATGACTATTATTGAAGGAAAAAAAGGACTCATTATTATAGATCCTTTAATCTCTATAGAGACTGCTAGAGCTGCTTTAGATCTCTATTATCAACATCGTCCAAAAAAACCGGTTAAAGCTGTGATTTATACACATAGCCATATGGATCATTTTGGAGGAGTTCGAGGGATTATTACTCAGGAAGAAGTTCAAAAAGGAATGGTTAAAATCTTTGCTCCAGAAGGGTTTCTCCAAGCTGCTCTGGATGAATCTATAATGGCAGGCAATGCGATGGCAAGACGTGCTAGCTATATGTATGGAAACTTAATTAAACCAGGAGCTTATGGACAAGTAACAGCGGGACTTGGTCTTACTACATCTGTGGGCGAAACTTCTCTTATTTTGCCGACGGATCTCATTGTAAAAACAGGTAAAAAGAAAACTATTGATGGAGTTCGTTTTGTTTTTATATTTGCTCCCAATTCTGAAGCTCCTGCTGAAATGCTTTTTTATTTGCCTGATTTGAAAGCTCTTTGTGCAGCTGAGGATGCAACACATACTATGCATAATTTATATACATTGCGAGGGGCAAAGATTAGAGATGCAAGAGCATGGTCTCATTATTTAAATCAGACAATTGAAATGTTTGGAGAAAAAACGGAGGTGATTTTTGCGCAGCATCATTGGCCAACTTGGGGTAAAGATAGGATAATTGATTTTTTGGAAAAGCAACGAGACCTGTACAAATATATACATGATCAGTCGTTGCATTTGGCAAATCAGGGGTATACCATGTTAGAAATCGGTGAAATGATCAAACTTCCCAAAACACTCAGCCAAGAGTGGTATAATCGCGGTTACTACGGAACTCTTAGTCATAATGCAAAGTCTGTTTATTGCTTTTACTTAGGATGGTTTGATGGAAATCCTTCAACTCTACATCAGCTTCCTCCTATAGAAACAGGGCAAAAAATGGTAGAGTATATGGGAGGAGCGGATGCTATCTTAGCAAAAGCACAGAAAGATTATGATCAGGGAAATTATCGTTGGGCTGCTCAGGTATTAAATCATCTTGTTTTTGCTGAGCCTTCCAATGAAAAAGCAAAAAATCTTCTTGCAAGTGTTTTAGAGCAGCTTGGTTATCAATCAGAAAATGCTACATGGCGTAATTTTTATTTAACAGGAGCGCAGGAATTAAAAAAGAGGATAGAGAAGGGTCTTTTTATTTCAGGAATTAGTCCAGATGTCATTAAAGCTATGCCAACAGAGTCTTTGCTGGATTATTTTGCTATTCAATTAAATGGACCACGTGCAGCGGATCAGCAGATTTCTATTTATCTTGAGCTGCCAGATGTAAAAGAAAAATATCTCCTTCAAGTAAAAAATGGAGTTTTACATTATTTCCCTAAGAAAACTATTAAAGCGGATGCAACAATAATCATGAAGCGAGCGAACTTTGATCAAATCATTTTAGGTACACTAAAATTTAAAGAGGCAGAAAAAACAAAAAAAATAACTATTAAAGGAGATCGGCAAATATTAGAAACCTTTTTATCTCTTTTTGATACTTTTGATTTTTGGTTCAAAATTGTTGAGCCTCAAGAAGGAAATACTTTGTCTAAGTAAATGAAAAAAATACAGGTTCTATGTTGTTTGGCTTCTGTTTTGCATGCGGCTGAGGAAAATACAGGTCAAGATTTTACTCAGCCTTTAAGGCGTTTTGATGTCCGATGGAAATATGATCAGTTATTTGGAGGTTCATATAAAAATACCCTTATAGCTAGATTTGAGGTACCTTGCCAATTTGAAAATCAATGGAAAGCTAGCAGTCGTCTTGATATTCCTTACGCCTGGTTAAATCAAGGATCAGATCAAATAGAAAATGGTTTAGATGATATTCTTTTTCAATTGCTATTCATTACCTCTGCTTATGGAAAATGGACATTGGGCTTTGGTAGTCAATTAATTTTCCCTGCAGCAACACCATCTAGCTTAGGATCCGGCAAATACCAAGCAGTGCCAACATTTGGTATTAAATATGACTTAGCTAGTTGGATGAATGGAGCTTGGACAGCTCTTATGATTAGGCAAGCGTGCAGCTTTGCAGGGCAATCAAATCGAAACTCTATTAGCCAGGTTTATATCCAACCCATTCTTAATATCGATTTACCTAGAATGTGGTTTTTGTATTTTGATCCTGAAATCAGATTTAATTGGATCACGCATAAATGGTTTGTTCCTTTCAATATAACAATGGGGAAATTGATCACTCCCAAAATTGTTTTCTCTGTTGCATATAAAAGAGCTATCATTCACGATTTTCCGCATTATCGACAAGAAGTTGAGGTTCGGATTGGTTTTTTCTTTTAAATGTAAAGAGTACACACATCTTAATAAGGAATTAAGATGTGTAATTTAAAGCAAAAATTATTCTTTCATAGTGAGAAGAAATTCAGCATTGCTACCGGTTTTCTTAAGACGGCCAAGTAGTAAGTTCATAGCATCTAAAGGAGCTAAATCTGCTAATGCTTGACGCATGACATAAATTTTTTCAAGCTCTTCTGGATGATATAAAAGCTCTTCTTTACGAGTTCCACTTTTAATCAAGTCAATAGCTGGCCATACTCGACGATCGGCTAAGCGTCGATCTAGAACTAGTTCCATATTTCCGGTTCCTTTGAATTCTTCAAAGATTACCTCATCCATACGAGAACCAGTATCAATCAATGCAGTGGCAATAATTGTTAGAGATCCGCCTTCTTCTACATTTCTTGCTGCACCGAAGAATCTTTTTGGTTTATGCAAAGCATTTGCATCGATTCCTCCTGTTAAGATTTTACCAGAATGTGGCTGAACTGTGTTATAAGCACGTGCTAAACGGGTTAAAGAATCTAAGAGAATAAGTACATCATGACCATATTCAACAAGCCGCCTTGCTTTTTCAATCACCATTTCAGCTATTTGAACGTGTCTTTCGGGAGGTTCATCAAAAGTAGAGGAAATCACCTCTCCTTTGACGCTACGGATCATATCAGTAACCTCTTCTGGGCGCTCATCAATTAATAAGACCATGAGAAATACTTCTGGATGATTGATAGCAATAGAATTAGCAATAGTTTGTAAAATCATTGTTTTACCAGTGCGAGGAGGGGCTACAATCAGCCCTCTTTGCCCTTTTCCAAAAGGAGCTGTTAAATCAAGAACTCGTGGACTGAGTTTTTCTTTACCACATTCCATCACAAGGCGAGCATCAGGATAAAGAGGGGTAAGGTTTTCAAATAAAATGCGGTCTCTTGCTTTTTCAGGAGATTTGTTATTAATTTTTTCTACTTTTAATAGAGCAAAGTATTTTTCTTTTTCTTTAGGAGAACGGATGGTTCCATATATCGTATCTCCTTTCTTTAAATCAAAACGACGAATCTGTGCTGGTGAAACATAGATATCTTCAGCAGAAGGAAGATAATTATAATTAGGAGAGCGTAAGAAGCCAAATCCGTCTGGCAGGATTTCAAGGACTCCTTCTCCTACCAAAACCTCTTGAGGTTTTTCAGATAAAAACTTTACAATTTCAAAAACCATCTGAGATTTTGTAAGCGCGCCGAGATTTTTTAGACCAATATTGCGTGCAAAGAGTGTAAGTTGGTCCATATTCATTCTTTGAAGATCTGCTATTTTCGTAATCGACTCGACGGGAGTGGTCATAGAAAGAGAAGAATTGTTTTGTTCTGGGTCCTGGAACCCTTGAGTGGTGTCTTCGTTTGTCATTGAAGTTAAGGCTCCTTCGTTTAAATTGCCCATAAATTTTATTGAATGGTTAGCAAGGAATACAATTTAGCCACTTGGTCTTTTAGGTGGGCTAAGCTCCCATTGTTTTTAATCACATAGTCAGACTTTTTTGCTTTGTTTTGAGGATCGATTTGTTGAGCCATGCGTTGCTCAAATTCTCTTATTGTTTGATGTGTTTGTTTGATGAACCGCTCTTGGCATATGGATAGATCGGCTGTAACTGTAATGACAATATCAAATTCGTCTTGTTTAAATAGTTCATAAAGTAAGGGAATCTCAACTATGAATAAAGGGTATTTACCTGCTTGCTTAGCATGTTGATATTCTTTTTCAATCTCAGTATACACAACAGGATGAATTAATGCTTCTAAGGCTTTTAAAAGTTTTACATCAAGAAAAGCTTGTTGTGCAATTTTTTTTCTATTTAAAGAATTATTTTCAACAATGTTTGGACCAAATAATTGGATAATCTTCTGCCCAATTATGCCGTTTGGTACTAGTAAATTATGGGCAATCTCATCAGTACTTACAACAAAGGCGCCCAAGTCTTTAAATACATGGCAAACAGTTGTTTTTCCAGAGGATAGCCCACCAGTTATAGCTAGCTTTTTCAAGTTTAACATTCACTCCAATTTTTTCCAATAGCAATATCTACTACTAAAGGAACTTTTAAAGACATGACATTCTCCATAATCCGTTTTACCTCTTTTCCCAGTAATAAAGCGTCGTGGTCAGGAGCTTCAAATAAAAGCTCGTCGTGAACTTGTAGAATCATTTTAGCTTTTTTAAAAGACTGTTTTAAATAATTATCTACCTGGATCATCGCTAGTTTAATTAAATCTGCAGCACTTCCTTGAAGAGGGGTATTAATGGCTAATCTTTTTGCAAATGCTCGAATAGAGGGGTTTTTATTATGAATCTCCGCAATAGGACGCTGACGACCGGTGATGGTCACAACTTTACCTGTTTTTCGAGCGGTTTCTTCACAAAATTCAATAAAATCTTTTACTTTTTGATAACGCTGAAAATACGTTGCAATAAAGGTTTCTGCCTCTTTGTAGGAAATATTAAGATCTTGAGATAAGCTAAAAGCTTGTTTTCCATATAAGATTCCAAAATTAACCGCCTTTGCTTGATAGCGCATAGTGGGAGTTATTTCTAAAAGAGGTACTCCAAAGACCAAAGAGGCGGTATAACTATGAATATCTTCTTGATTATTGAATGCTTGAATTAAAGCAGGATCTTCTGAGAGATGGGCTAAAATTCTTAGCTCAATTTGTGAATAATCAGCTGATAAAAAACTATAATCGGTCTCTTGAGGTTCGAATGCCTGACGAATTTTTTTTCCTTCTTCTGTTCGAACCGGAATATTTTGTAGATTGGGATTTTGACAAGATAGCCTCCCTGTTGCTGCTGTGGATTGATTGAATGTACAGTGAATCCGTTTTGTCATAGAGTTTACCTGTAGAGGTAATGAATCGGCATAAGTAGAACGCAGTTTTTCAAGAGTGCGGTATTCTATGATTTTTTTAACGATGGGATATTCTTCTTTAAGTGCATCCAGTACATCTATAGATGTAGAGTAACCTGTTATTGTCTTTTTAGGAGGTTTGATTTGTAATTTTTCAAATAGAACAGAGCTTAATTGTTTAGGCGAATTCAAATTGAATTTCTGACCTGATAATTCATAAATTTGCTCTTCAAGATGTAAAATCTTAGAAGACAGGGCAAGAGATGTTTTTTCTAAAGTTTTTATATTTACATAAATACCATTGCGCTCCATTTCTGCAAGAACAAAAATCAAGGGGATTTCTATTTCTGTAAATAAAGTAAATAACCCTTGTTCTCGTAATTCTGGTTCTAATTGTTCTTTTAATTGCAGAGTGCAATCCACATCTTCACAACAGTAATCCTTTATCAGATCAAGGGGAACGTCTAACATAGATGTTTGTTTTTTCCCCTTACCTATTAGGTTTTCAATAGGTATTTTTTCTCTGCCTAATCGTTGTAGAGATAATTCGTCGAGGTTGTGTCTTTGTGTATTAGGATGTAACAAATAAGAAGCTAACATTGTATCAAAGTAAATCGATTGTAGAGAAATGGTTTCATTTTTTAGTACATGCAGATCATATTTGATATTATGTCCTATAAAGCTAATTTCTTTTTTTTCTAAAAGAGGTTTGATTTTCTTAATGACCATTTCTTTACTTAAAAATCCATTTAAAGGGATGTACCAAGCATGTCCTGCTTGAATAGCAAATCCAATCCCTACCAGTTGGGCTAGTATAGGGTGTAAATGAGTTGTTTCTGTATCTATGTAGATCTTTGTTTCTTGTTCTAATTTTTTAAGAAGCCTTTCTAAGGATTCTGCATCATTGACTAAAGAATAGTTTTTTTGAGGAGTCTTTGTATTAAGAGGAAGCTCTTTTAATAAAGAGAGAAAATGCATCTCTTGAAAAAATTGCTTAATTTTAGAAATATCAGGATTTTTAAGTTGAAAAAAAGATGGTTGAGTAGGGATATCAATATGTATATCAATTGTTGCGAGTTGTTTGCTCATCAAAGCAATCTCTTCTTGTTGAGTGAGGATTTTTCCTTTTTTCCCTTTGATCTTATTAGTATTTGCTAAAATTTCTTCTAGAGAACCGTATTGATTAAGCAACAAGGACGCTGTTTTTGGTCCAAAACCTTCTAATCCAGGAATATTATCAGAGGTATCGCCTGTTATAGCTAGAAAATCAACGATTTTTGATGGTTCAATTCCATATTGATCTTTTACTTTTTGTTCATCGATTAATAGGTTATTTTTGTGTAAGTGAATGATATGGATTTTATCTGAAACAAGTTGGCACAAATCTTTATCACTGGAACAAATAAATACTTCGGATCCTTCTTTTTCAGCCCATTTTGCAATACTTCCCATTGTATCATCTGCTTCGATTCCCTCTATGGATAGGAAAGGGATTCCTGCGATTTCACAAAAGTATAGAGCCCTTTGTAATTGCTCCACTAAATCTAGCGGCATAGAAGTACGATGGCTTTTATATTCGCTATAGATCTTAGTTCGTGATTTTTTATTATCTGGACCATCAAATACACAGATTACATAGTCAGGAGAAAAATCTTTCATTAATTTATAAACAGAACGAATAAACCCATATAACGCATGAGTAGATTCTCCTTGTAAATTGGTCATAGGAGAAATGGCGTAATAGGCTCGAAACAAAAAGTTAACCGCATCGATAATATAAATTTTATTCATGAATATAAAAAATCCTCCCTACTTTTAGGGAGGAAAAAGCAAGGTTAAAGAAGTTGTCCTGGTTGATAAAGATAGAGAAATTTACCTTCTAATTCTGGATGAAAAGGAGAAAATAAATGACTCATTTTTTCTATAAAAGAACATCTAGCCTGAGATAATTCTGATAGAAAATTATGAGCGATTTGTATGGTCATCACTTGATAAGATTCTAAGTTTGCTTGGCTGGCAAGTGCTTCTAGAGCTTCATTATAGTTGCTATTTGCAACGTCTATATAGCCATATTCCAATGCTTCTTCAGATATAAATACATGAGCGCCATAATCAGAAAGGAGTTTTTGCTTATTTAAAGCAGGACGTGCTGATGTGACAAGATTAACAAATTGCTGATACATGGCAGAGGTTAAATTGCGGTAGGAGAGATCTTCGTCTGTTTTCCAAGGTCTAAAAGGGTTTAAGGCATCTTTATCTTTACCTTGTGTAATTGTCAAAGCCTCTATTCCGTAACGTTGCATCAAAGTAGAAAAGTTAAAAGTTGGACCAAAACGCACTCCTACAGAGCCTATAACACTAGTAGAAGAAGCAAACACTTTATCTGCAGAGCAGGCAATATACATACCACCTGATGCACACATACCATCTACATAAGCATAAACAGGTATTTTATGTTTTGTTTTAAAGTCCATTATAGCATGATAAATCCCATCTGAATCTGTTACGGCTCCTCCTGGTGTATTTATGTGGAGCAAAATCGCCTTTACTCGATCGTTTTGCAATACCCCTTCTTGGGCATCGAGTAATAAAGAAGTGATTTTTTCTGTGGTAAGATTTTTCATACCTATTATTCCAGAGATATTTAACTTCAATATGACATCGGAAGTAGGGCCTAGTAGTTGTCTTTGTCCTTTGGCATCTGGGCTGAGCAAAAGCGTACTTTTTTCTGGTTGTATATAGGGAGAAGAAAAGCTGATTAAACCAAATAAGAGAAGCATAAGGGCTGTAAAAAAACCGATAAAAACAGCAAAAGAACGAAAAAAAGAACGAATAGTAGAAGCTATAATCGATTCTCTAGGGTAGTGCATATTTCTTATCTCCAAATAGATATTATGGGTTCTTGAATCTTAGAGAAGTATAGCTTTTTGATCCAGCTTTTCACCTTGTCTAAGAAAATCACATAGAGTATATACTAGGATTTACTTTTTTATAGAGCAATAGACATGATTAGTTTTTCTTTTGCAAATTTGCAACGGTTTTGGTGGTTAGAAATTGTAATCTATCTTGGGTTACTCACTTTTATCAATTTTTTTCTTAAGAAAACCTTTAAGAAAATAGCAAAGCGTTTTCCTATAGATCGATGGAAAGGTAGGATTGATAATATTTTTTATTTACCTAGTTCTTTTTTTCTATGGGCTTGCGGTATTTGCTTAATTATTTCTTTTATTGCAGTTCATTTTCAGCTTTCTCTTGTCTATCAATACAGTTATTCTTTTTTTAAAACGACCGTTATTTTTACTCTAGCCTGGATATTTCTGCGCTGGAAAAAGGAAGTAGAAAAAGATCTCCTCTCTTTTAAGCATACTATCAAAAACATTGATATGTCGCATGTGCATATGATAGGTCGATTAATTTCCATTGCTGTCTTCTCTATATTTTTTCTGGTTATTTTGCAAATTTGGGGCTTAGATACGGTTCCGTTAATGGCGTTTGGAGGAGTAGGTGCCGCAGCTTTAGGATTTGCAGCTAAAGAGGTTATTGCCAATTTTTTTGGGGGTATGATGCTTTGGATTAATCGTCCTTTTGTGTTAGGCGATTACATTTCCTTGCCCGATCGTGGAGGCTTAGAAGGAGCTATAGAGGAAATAGGCTGGTATTTAACCGTAATCAGAGATAAAGATAAGCGATTGATTTATTTACCCAATGCCATTTTTTCTACGGCCTCTGTTGTTAATATATCGAGGATGAGTCATCGACGTATTCAAATTACGGTGGGTATTAGAAAAGAAGATTTTGCGAAGCTAGAGGAATTGACACGAGTTTTAAAAGAAGTGTTTGAAAAACATCCATCGGTAGATGCTTATTTACCAATTAATGTGGTTTTCTCTTCTTTTGGGGCTTACTCATTAGATTTATTTGTAGAAGTTTATACTAAGCAGATAAGATATAAACAATATTTAATAGTAAAACAAGAAATTTTATATCTTTTGTATAAAACAATTCAGCAACTGGGTGTTCAAGTTCCTAATCCTATAATGGCTATTGAAAAATGATTTAAGAGCTATTTTATTTAACAACTAATAGTTGTCTTTTAAAGAGTTCTACAAAAGCTAAAAGACCGAGCGTTATAAATAGAAGATATAAATAAGAAGGGAATCGGTAGCCTATAGCTAATCCAATTAAAATAAAAAACTGCAGAGCTGTGGATACTTTACCCCATCGAATGGATTCAAAGCGGTATCCCTCCCAAGCAGATCTAAAACTTAAATAGAGTCCGAATAAACACAAGAAAAAATCACGTGAAACAATTG is a window from the Candidatus Rhabdochlamydia porcellionis genome containing:
- a CDS encoding peptide ABC transporter substrate-binding protein; protein product: MKKMLFFLFIIVSAFFFIKRQSPEKQIQVLHLNMKADPKTMDPRKGGDWYSSQMHSLFFEGLVKLYPNQCFKLAQAESYDISEDHLIYTFHLRDTVWSNNTPVTAYDFEQSWKDILHPNFPSMNAQLFYPIKNADLAKKGLISLDEVGIKAIDAKTLVLTLEKPTPYLINLLSFCVFSPVNIKNDRENPNWAHHAGPNFLCNGPFVLERWEHADEIIAVSNPHYRKTEDVHPEKIIFHTVENDTTTLQMFEKGLVDIIGDSLTSIPLEAIPDLEKKWKVSRESTPTTMIIAFNTDKAPFHHPKIRKAFSLSLNRQELVDNIVYQASSIATNMIPPCLKENRCSSFFKDNDVAQAKVLLEEAIAELGITKDVFDSVTLYYPSFSSVTSKVIQAIQQQWLDALGIFIKIESLDYRIIVDKLTSGDYFMCYTLWSAMYYDPMSILERFKYRTYAKNFTNWENAEYIQLLDRSFYEQGEIRFRTLEKAEELFLKDMPLIPLYHVDFVYIINPRLNIPLWGDRLLLPLPSKD
- a CDS encoding alkyl/aryl-sulfatase, with translation MKNLFVFFLSIQILNALPTSLTIEENQKILKEFPFDNQQDFEDANRGFIAPLPNNGIIENANKEIIWNLKTYDFLENPSASDSVNPSLWRQGRLLCKAGLFQVVDRIYQVRGVDLSNMTIIEGKKGLIIIDPLISIETARAALDLYYQHRPKKPVKAVIYTHSHMDHFGGVRGIITQEEVQKGMVKIFAPEGFLQAALDESIMAGNAMARRASYMYGNLIKPGAYGQVTAGLGLTTSVGETSLILPTDLIVKTGKKKTIDGVRFVFIFAPNSEAPAEMLFYLPDLKALCAAEDATHTMHNLYTLRGAKIRDARAWSHYLNQTIEMFGEKTEVIFAQHHWPTWGKDRIIDFLEKQRDLYKYIHDQSLHLANQGYTMLEIGEMIKLPKTLSQEWYNRGYYGTLSHNAKSVYCFYLGWFDGNPSTLHQLPPIETGQKMVEYMGGADAILAKAQKDYDQGNYRWAAQVLNHLVFAEPSNEKAKNLLASVLEQLGYQSENATWRNFYLTGAQELKKRIEKGLFISGISPDVIKAMPTESLLDYFAIQLNGPRAADQQISIYLELPDVKEKYLLQVKNGVLHYFPKKTIKADATIIMKRANFDQIILGTLKFKEAEKTKKITIKGDRQILETFLSLFDTFDFWFKIVEPQEGNTLSK
- the rho gene encoding transcription termination factor Rho, with amino-acid sequence MTTPVESITKIADLQRMNMDQLTLFARNIGLKNLGALTKSQMVFEIVKFLSEKPQEVLVGEGVLEILPDGFGFLRSPNYNYLPSAEDIYVSPAQIRRFDLKKGDTIYGTIRSPKEKEKYFALLKVEKINNKSPEKARDRILFENLTPLYPDARLVMECGKEKLSPRVLDLTAPFGKGQRGLIVAPPRTGKTMILQTIANSIAINHPEVFLMVLLIDERPEEVTDMIRSVKGEVISSTFDEPPERHVQIAEMVIEKARRLVEYGHDVLILLDSLTRLARAYNTVQPHSGKILTGGIDANALHKPKRFFGAARNVEEGGSLTIIATALIDTGSRMDEVIFEEFKGTGNMELVLDRRLADRRVWPAIDLIKSGTRKEELLYHPEELEKIYVMRQALADLAPLDAMNLLLGRLKKTGSNAEFLLTMKE
- the coaE gene encoding dephospho-CoA kinase (Dephospho-CoA kinase (CoaE) performs the final step in coenzyme A biosynthesis.); its protein translation is MKKLAITGGLSSGKTTVCHVFKDLGAFVVSTDEIAHNLLVPNGIIGQKIIQLFGPNIVENNSLNRKKIAQQAFLDVKLLKALEALIHPVVYTEIEKEYQHAKQAGKYPLFIVEIPLLYELFKQDEFDIVITVTADLSICQERFIKQTHQTIREFEQRMAQQIDPQNKAKKSDYVIKNNGSLAHLKDQVAKLYSLLTIQ
- the polA gene encoding DNA polymerase I, giving the protein MNKIYIIDAVNFLFRAYYAISPMTNLQGESTHALYGFIRSVYKLMKDFSPDYVICVFDGPDNKKSRTKIYSEYKSHRTSMPLDLVEQLQRALYFCEIAGIPFLSIEGIEADDTMGSIAKWAEKEGSEVFICSSDKDLCQLVSDKIHIIHLHKNNLLIDEQKVKDQYGIEPSKIVDFLAITGDTSDNIPGLEGFGPKTASLLLNQYGSLEEILANTNKIKGKKGKILTQQEEIALMSKQLATIDIHIDIPTQPSFFQLKNPDISKIKQFFQEMHFLSLLKELPLNTKTPQKNYSLVNDAESLERLLKKLEQETKIYIDTETTHLHPILAQLVGIGFAIQAGHAWYIPLNGFLSKEMVIKKIKPLLEKKEISFIGHNIKYDLHVLKNETISLQSIYFDTMLASYLLHPNTQRHNLDELSLQRLGREKIPIENLIGKGKKQTSMLDVPLDLIKDYCCEDVDCTLQLKEQLEPELREQGLFTLFTEIEIPLIFVLAEMERNGIYVNIKTLEKTSLALSSKILHLEEQIYELSGQKFNLNSPKQLSSVLFEKLQIKPPKKTITGYSTSIDVLDALKEEYPIVKKIIEYRTLEKLRSTYADSLPLQVNSMTKRIHCTFNQSTAATGRLSCQNPNLQNIPVRTEEGKKIRQAFEPQETDYSFLSADYSQIELRILAHLSEDPALIQAFNNQEDIHSYTASLVFGVPLLEITPTMRYQAKAVNFGILYGKQAFSLSQDLNISYKEAETFIATYFQRYQKVKDFIEFCEETARKTGKVVTITGRQRPIAEIHNKNPSIRAFAKRLAINTPLQGSAADLIKLAMIQVDNYLKQSFKKAKMILQVHDELLFEAPDHDALLLGKEVKRIMENVMSLKVPLVVDIAIGKNWSEC
- a CDS encoding S49 family peptidase — protein: MHYPRESIIASTIRSFFRSFAVFIGFFTALMLLLFGLISFSSPYIQPEKSTLLLSPDAKGQRQLLGPTSDVILKLNISGIIGMKNLTTEKITSLLLDAQEGVLQNDRVKAILLHINTPGGAVTDSDGIYHAIMDFKTKHKIPVYAYVDGMCASGGMYIACSADKVFASSTSVIGSVGVRFGPTFNFSTLMQRYGIEALTITQGKDKDALNPFRPWKTDEDLSYRNLTSAMYQQFVNLVTSARPALNKQKLLSDYGAHVFISEEALEYGYIDVANSNYNEALEALASQANLESYQVMTIQIAHNFLSELSQARCSFIEKMSHLFSPFHPELEGKFLYLYQPGQLL
- a CDS encoding mechanosensitive ion channel family protein, encoding MISFSFANLQRFWWLEIVIYLGLLTFINFFLKKTFKKIAKRFPIDRWKGRIDNIFYLPSSFFLWACGICLIISFIAVHFQLSLVYQYSYSFFKTTVIFTLAWIFLRWKKEVEKDLLSFKHTIKNIDMSHVHMIGRLISIAVFSIFFLVILQIWGLDTVPLMAFGGVGAAALGFAAKEVIANFFGGMMLWINRPFVLGDYISLPDRGGLEGAIEEIGWYLTVIRDKDKRLIYLPNAIFSTASVVNISRMSHRRIQITVGIRKEDFAKLEELTRVLKEVFEKHPSVDAYLPINVVFSSFGAYSLDLFVEVYTKQIRYKQYLIVKQEILYLLYKTIQQLGVQVPNPIMAIEK